In Saccharothrix syringae, the following are encoded in one genomic region:
- a CDS encoding carbohydrate ABC transporter permease, whose protein sequence is MEPTGLVVERAARAKPTWRDLRHRWDTRYAPYAYIAPYFLLFSVFGLFPLLYTAWVSLQDRNLLDGDAATFIGVDNYVRLLTADPYFWNAMGNTLSLWLLTTVPQILFALGIAQLLNRRLRGRTFFRMGVLLPNITSVAAVTIIFAQLFGRDFGLVNWVLELFDAGRVDWQAGTASSHTAIAAMVVWRWTGYHALIFLASMQAIPSSVYEAARLDGANSWQQFWRITVPMLRPQIIFSTVIATAGNMRLLAEPLLFNPGTAASTGGSDRQFQTAALYLYEQGFGKFDFGYASAIAWLLLIATVLITGLSYLAARRIRTD, encoded by the coding sequence ATGGAGCCGACCGGGCTGGTGGTGGAGCGTGCGGCGCGGGCCAAGCCGACCTGGCGGGACCTCCGCCACCGGTGGGACACCCGGTACGCGCCGTACGCCTACATCGCGCCGTACTTCCTGCTGTTCTCCGTGTTCGGCCTGTTCCCCCTGCTCTACACCGCGTGGGTGTCGCTGCAGGACCGGAACCTGCTCGACGGTGACGCGGCGACGTTCATCGGGGTGGACAACTACGTCCGCCTGCTCACCGCGGACCCGTACTTCTGGAACGCGATGGGCAACACGCTCAGCCTGTGGCTGCTCACCACGGTCCCGCAGATCCTGTTCGCGCTCGGCATCGCGCAGCTGCTCAACCGGCGGCTGCGCGGCCGGACGTTCTTCCGGATGGGCGTGCTGCTGCCGAACATCACCTCGGTGGCGGCGGTGACGATCATCTTCGCCCAGCTGTTCGGCCGGGACTTCGGCCTGGTCAACTGGGTGCTGGAGCTGTTCGACGCGGGCCGGGTCGACTGGCAGGCGGGCACCGCCAGCTCGCACACCGCCATCGCCGCGATGGTGGTGTGGCGCTGGACCGGCTACCACGCGCTGATCTTCCTGGCCTCGATGCAGGCCATCCCGAGCAGCGTGTACGAGGCGGCGCGGCTCGACGGCGCCAACTCCTGGCAGCAGTTCTGGCGCATCACCGTGCCGATGCTGCGCCCGCAGATCATCTTCTCCACGGTGATCGCCACCGCGGGCAACATGCGGCTGCTGGCCGAGCCGCTGCTGTTCAACCCCGGCACGGCCGCGTCGACCGGTGGTTCGGACCGCCAGTTCCAGACCGCCGCGCTGTACCTGTACGAGCAGGGCTTCGGCAAGTTCGACTTCGGCTACGCCTCGGCCATCGCCTGGCTGCTGCTGATCGCGACCGTGCTGATCACGGGCCTGAGCTACCTGGCCGCGCGCCGCATCCGGACCGACTGA
- a CDS encoding ABC transporter substrate-binding protein, producing the protein MRRTGTAIGVGLLAASLLTACGGGAGDGKTRIAVGLFGNFGYQQLFEEYEKAHPDIDITDRTASYSDHHKNLAAHLATNNGAADIEAVDSGYINQFKATPDRFVELGDSLKDRWLEWKWEASLSKDGKQIGYGTDIGGLAICYRRDLLEAAGLPADRDAVSALWPDWESFMAKGREFQAKAPAGTKWFDGGPSLLNAIVGQAPTGYYNREDKIVVGDNPDIKKGWDLVAQGVADGLSAGLLYSTPPWNTGFKQGQFATVICPAWQMAKIKDQAPETAGKWDLAAVPGGGGNWGGSYLTVPKQGKNTDKAVELAAWLTAPEQQARVFASNNLLPSTKKALSEESVGRYQDPFFNNAPVGAVFTAAARALKPQYQGPKAGDVQTELGNAMQRVEQGKQGAQESWDQFVADVKKLEG; encoded by the coding sequence ATGAGACGAACCGGGACCGCCATCGGTGTCGGCCTGCTCGCCGCCTCCCTGCTCACGGCCTGCGGCGGTGGCGCGGGCGACGGCAAGACCAGGATCGCCGTCGGCCTGTTCGGCAACTTCGGCTACCAGCAGCTGTTCGAGGAGTACGAGAAGGCCCACCCGGACATCGACATCACCGACCGGACCGCCTCCTACTCCGACCACCACAAGAACCTCGCCGCCCACCTGGCCACCAACAACGGCGCCGCGGACATCGAGGCCGTCGACTCCGGCTACATCAACCAGTTCAAGGCCACCCCGGACCGGTTCGTCGAGCTGGGCGACAGCCTGAAGGACCGCTGGCTGGAGTGGAAGTGGGAGGCGTCGCTGTCCAAGGACGGCAAGCAGATCGGCTACGGCACCGACATCGGCGGCCTGGCCATCTGCTACCGCCGCGACCTGCTGGAGGCCGCCGGCCTGCCCGCCGACCGCGACGCCGTCTCCGCGCTGTGGCCGGACTGGGAGTCCTTCATGGCCAAGGGCCGGGAGTTCCAGGCCAAGGCGCCCGCGGGCACCAAGTGGTTCGACGGCGGCCCGTCGCTGCTCAACGCGATCGTCGGCCAGGCGCCCACCGGGTACTACAACCGCGAGGACAAGATCGTCGTCGGGGACAACCCGGACATCAAGAAGGGCTGGGACCTGGTCGCGCAGGGCGTGGCCGACGGCCTGTCCGCGGGCCTGCTCTACAGCACGCCGCCGTGGAACACCGGCTTCAAGCAGGGCCAGTTCGCCACCGTGATCTGCCCCGCCTGGCAGATGGCCAAGATCAAGGACCAGGCGCCGGAGACCGCGGGCAAGTGGGACCTCGCGGCCGTGCCCGGCGGCGGCGGCAACTGGGGCGGCTCGTACCTGACCGTGCCCAAGCAGGGCAAGAACACCGACAAGGCCGTCGAGCTGGCCGCCTGGCTGACCGCGCCCGAGCAGCAGGCCAGGGTGTTCGCCTCGAACAACCTGCTGCCCTCGACCAAGAAGGCGCTCAGCGAGGAGTCCGTGGGCCGCTACCAGGACCCGTTCTTCAACAACGCCCCGGTCGGCGCGGTGTTCACCGCCGCGGCACGCGCCCTCAAGCCGCAGTACCAGGGCCCGAAGGCCGGTGACGTGCAGACCGAGCTGGGCAACGCCATGCAGCGCGTCGAGCAGGGCAAGCAGGGCGCGCAGGAGTCCTGGGACCAGTTCGTCGCCGACGTGAAGAAGCTCGAAGGCTGA
- a CDS encoding LacI family DNA-binding transcriptional regulator: MTTIREIAQLCGVSVATVSRVFNQPLTVSREKREVVERVARELDYRPNESARALATKRSGLIGLVWDTDHRRPGWRHPYLQELLIGLKSALSAHGYHLLMLATSGSAALRAVGASLADPVAYVNMTRRHHLGGLVLIDSGSDAPAFTAFAQSGLPCVAVDVAVDGPRATYVTSDNAQGAQQAVRHLVAAGHRRIATITGPRQNLPAVDRLTGFRAAMAEAGLPVPDEYVVEGDFYRPSGQAAMRSLIALPEPPTAVFCAGDEMAVGALLAARHAGLRVPEEVAVVGFDDIELAALVDPPLTTLAQDKAGIGVAAARAVLTMVHGGATPAPAFLPTRLVVRSSSR, translated from the coding sequence ATGACCACGATCCGTGAGATCGCCCAGCTGTGCGGAGTGTCCGTCGCCACCGTTTCGCGCGTTTTCAACCAACCGCTCACGGTGAGCAGGGAAAAGCGCGAGGTGGTCGAGCGGGTGGCCCGCGAGCTGGACTACCGGCCCAACGAGTCGGCGCGTGCCCTGGCCACCAAGCGCTCCGGCCTGATCGGCCTGGTGTGGGACACCGACCACCGGCGGCCCGGCTGGCGGCACCCCTACCTCCAGGAGCTGCTGATCGGGCTGAAGTCGGCGCTCAGCGCGCACGGCTACCACCTGCTGATGCTGGCCACCAGCGGCTCGGCCGCGCTGCGGGCGGTCGGCGCGTCCCTGGCCGACCCGGTGGCCTACGTCAACATGACCCGCCGGCACCACCTGGGCGGGCTGGTGCTCATCGACAGCGGCTCCGACGCGCCCGCGTTCACCGCGTTCGCCCAGTCCGGCCTGCCCTGCGTGGCCGTGGACGTGGCCGTCGACGGGCCGCGCGCCACCTACGTGACCTCGGACAACGCCCAGGGCGCGCAGCAGGCCGTGCGGCACCTGGTGGCCGCCGGGCACCGCCGCATCGCCACCATCACCGGGCCCCGGCAGAACCTGCCCGCGGTGGACCGGCTGACCGGGTTCCGCGCCGCCATGGCCGAGGCGGGGCTGCCGGTGCCGGACGAGTACGTCGTGGAGGGTGACTTCTACCGGCCCAGCGGGCAGGCCGCCATGCGGTCGCTGATCGCCCTGCCCGAGCCGCCGACGGCGGTGTTCTGCGCCGGTGACGAGATGGCGGTGGGCGCGCTGCTGGCCGCCCGCCACGCCGGGTTGCGGGTGCCGGAGGAGGTGGCCGTGGTGGGGTTCGACGACATCGAGCTGGCCGCGCTGGTCGACCCGCCGCTGACGACGTTGGCGCAGGACAAGGCGGGGATCGGGGTGGCGGCGGCGCGCGCGGTGCTGACCATGGTGCACGGGGGCGCCACGCCGGCGCCGGCGTTCCTGCCGACCAGGCTGGTGGTGCGCTCGTCCAGCCGCTGA
- the ctaD gene encoding aa3-type cytochrome oxidase subunit I produces the protein MTTLKPETPERTPVLPITAARRASLGSALLRLFRTTDHKLIGLMYLTTAFGFFLAGGLMALLIRGELARPGLQFLSNEQYNQLFTMHGTIMLLLYATPVVFGFANFILPLQIGSPDVAFPRLNAFSYWLFLFGGLTVLGALLTPAGAADFGWTAYTPLSSAPHSPGAGADLWISGLVVSGLGTILGAVNMITTVMCLRAPGMTMFRMPIFTWNIFITSLLVIIAFPILTAALLGLLADRHLGAHVFDPANGGTILYQHLFWFFGHPEVYIVALPFFGIVSEIFPVFSRKPLFGFKGLIFATIAIAALSVVVWAHHMFATGAVLLPFFSLTTFLIAVPTGIKFFNWIGTMWKGRLTFETPMLFAIGFLVTFLLGGLTGIILASPPLDFHVHDTYFVVAHFHYVLFGTIVFATYAGIYFWFPKWTGRMMNEPLGKLHFWATFLGFHGTFLVQHWLGNQGFPRRYADYLPSDQFTTLNTISTIGAFVLGASVLPFVWNVFRSYRFGDPAGADDPWGYGNSLEWATSCPPPRHNFTELPRIRSERPAFELHYPHMVERMRAESHYSMRNRDQDDTGVDKITDKVLAPTDRDTEHDG, from the coding sequence ATGACGACGCTCAAGCCCGAGACGCCCGAGCGCACGCCGGTCCTGCCGATCACGGCCGCCCGCCGGGCCTCGCTGGGGTCGGCGCTGCTGCGGCTGTTCCGCACCACCGACCACAAGCTGATCGGCCTGATGTACCTGACGACGGCGTTCGGCTTCTTCCTGGCCGGCGGGCTGATGGCGCTGCTCATCCGGGGCGAGCTGGCGCGCCCCGGCCTGCAGTTCCTGTCCAACGAGCAGTACAACCAGCTGTTCACCATGCACGGCACGATCATGCTGCTGCTCTACGCCACCCCGGTGGTGTTCGGGTTCGCCAACTTCATCCTGCCGCTCCAGATCGGCTCGCCGGACGTGGCGTTCCCGCGCCTGAACGCCTTCTCCTACTGGCTGTTCCTGTTCGGCGGCCTGACCGTGCTGGGCGCCCTGCTCACCCCGGCGGGCGCGGCGGACTTCGGGTGGACCGCCTACACGCCGCTGTCCTCCGCGCCGCACAGCCCGGGCGCGGGCGCCGACCTGTGGATCTCCGGCCTGGTGGTCAGCGGCCTGGGCACGATCCTGGGCGCGGTCAACATGATCACCACGGTGATGTGCCTGCGGGCGCCCGGCATGACGATGTTCCGGATGCCCATCTTCACCTGGAACATCTTCATCACCTCGCTGCTGGTGATCATCGCGTTCCCGATCCTGACCGCCGCGCTGCTCGGCCTGCTGGCCGACCGGCACCTGGGCGCGCACGTGTTCGACCCGGCCAACGGCGGGACGATCCTCTACCAGCACCTGTTCTGGTTCTTCGGCCACCCCGAGGTCTACATCGTGGCCCTGCCGTTCTTCGGCATCGTCAGCGAGATCTTCCCGGTGTTCAGCCGAAAACCCCTGTTCGGCTTCAAGGGGCTGATCTTCGCCACCATCGCGATCGCCGCGCTGTCGGTGGTCGTGTGGGCGCACCACATGTTCGCCACCGGCGCGGTGCTGCTGCCGTTCTTCTCGCTGACCACGTTCCTGATCGCCGTGCCCACCGGCATCAAGTTCTTCAACTGGATCGGCACGATGTGGAAGGGCAGGCTCACCTTCGAGACGCCGATGCTGTTCGCCATCGGGTTCCTGGTGACGTTCCTGCTCGGCGGCCTGACCGGCATCATCCTGGCCTCGCCGCCGCTGGACTTCCACGTGCACGACACCTACTTCGTGGTGGCCCACTTCCACTACGTCCTGTTCGGCACCATCGTGTTCGCCACCTACGCGGGCATCTACTTCTGGTTTCCCAAGTGGACCGGCCGGATGATGAACGAGCCGCTGGGCAAGCTGCACTTCTGGGCCACGTTCCTGGGCTTCCACGGCACGTTCCTGGTGCAGCACTGGCTGGGCAACCAGGGCTTCCCGCGCCGCTACGCCGACTACCTGCCCTCGGACCAGTTCACCACCCTCAACACCATCTCCACGATCGGGGCGTTCGTGCTGGGCGCGTCGGTGCTGCCGTTCGTGTGGAACGTCTTCCGCAGCTACCGCTTCGGCGACCCGGCCGGCGCGGACGACCCGTGGGGCTACGGCAACTCGCTCGAATGGGCGACCTCCTGCCCGCCGCCGCGGCACAACTTCACCGAGCTGCCCCGCATCCGCTCCGAGCGACCCGCGTTCGAGCTGCACTACCCGCACATGGTCGAGCGCATGCGGGCCGAGTCGCACTACTCGATGCGCAACCGCGACCAGGACGACACCGGTGTGGACAAGATCACCGACAAGGTGCTCGCGCCAACGGACCGGGACACCGAGCACGACGGGTGA
- a CDS encoding AfsR/SARP family transcriptional regulator yields the protein MSEPRVEPRTTIHLLDGFGLDHDRTRVHVLPGARKLLALLALRETPVSRAVVAAVLWPEATARRAAACLRSTLWRLAVPGAPLVETADDTLRLGAGVEVDFRHACRLADSVAVAGRVPDARAVALLNADLLPGWDHPWLSAEQEWWREARLRALEVLGERFRCAGDRHRAHQAAQAAVRSDPLRESAHRTLVELHLAEGNPAQALRQYTAYRVRLRSELGLEPSPEIHRLVRPLLEKR from the coding sequence ATGAGCGAGCCCCGCGTGGAACCCCGGACCACCATCCACCTGCTCGACGGCTTCGGCCTCGACCACGACCGGACGCGCGTGCACGTCCTGCCCGGCGCCCGCAAGCTGCTGGCGCTGCTGGCGCTGCGCGAGACCCCGGTCAGCCGCGCCGTGGTGGCCGCGGTGCTGTGGCCGGAGGCGACCGCGCGCCGGGCGGCGGCGTGCCTGAGATCCACCCTGTGGCGGCTGGCCGTGCCCGGCGCGCCCCTGGTCGAGACGGCCGACGACACCCTGCGCCTCGGGGCCGGGGTGGAGGTGGACTTCCGGCACGCCTGCCGGCTCGCGGACTCCGTCGCGGTGGCCGGGCGGGTGCCCGACGCGCGGGCGGTGGCGCTGCTCAACGCCGACCTGCTGCCGGGGTGGGACCACCCGTGGCTGTCGGCCGAGCAGGAGTGGTGGCGCGAGGCGCGGCTGCGGGCGCTGGAGGTGCTCGGCGAGCGGTTCCGGTGCGCGGGGGACCGGCACCGCGCGCACCAGGCGGCGCAGGCGGCGGTGCGGAGCGACCCGCTGCGGGAGAGCGCCCACCGGACGCTGGTGGAGCTGCACCTGGCCGAGGGGAACCCGGCGCAGGCCCTGCGGCAGTACACCGCCTACCGGGTGCGGTTGCGCAGCGAGCTGGGCCTGGAGCCGTCGCCGGAGATCCACCGGCTGGTGCGCCCGCTGCTGGAGAAGCGGTGA
- a CDS encoding manganese catalase family protein, producing the protein MFLHTSKLQFEAKPSKPDALYARKLQELIGGAYGEMTVTMQYLFQGWNCRIEGKYKDLIMDVATEEIGHVEMLATMVARLLEGAPSEVTAEAVADPVVAAVVGGMDVQQAIVSGGGPTLSDSNGVPWNGRFIVASGNLMADFRANVAAEAQGRLQTARLYNMTDDPGVRDMLKFNLARDTAHQNMWLAAIEELQEDGLEGPVSPSALFDEEHQEHAGTIWHNSDGTAGPEGRWASGPTPDGAHEFSYLMDPAPLGGKASAPAPDPLLYATSPANLGLIEKAIRKLT; encoded by the coding sequence ATGTTCCTGCACACCAGCAAGCTTCAGTTCGAGGCCAAGCCCTCCAAGCCGGACGCGCTCTACGCCCGCAAGCTCCAGGAGCTGATCGGCGGCGCGTACGGCGAGATGACCGTGACCATGCAGTACCTGTTCCAGGGCTGGAACTGCCGGATCGAGGGCAAGTACAAGGACCTGATCATGGACGTGGCCACCGAGGAGATCGGCCACGTCGAGATGTTGGCGACGATGGTGGCCCGCCTGCTGGAGGGCGCGCCGTCGGAGGTCACCGCCGAGGCCGTGGCGGACCCGGTGGTGGCGGCCGTGGTCGGCGGCATGGACGTCCAGCAGGCCATCGTGAGCGGCGGCGGGCCCACGCTGTCCGACAGCAACGGCGTGCCGTGGAACGGCCGCTTCATCGTCGCCAGCGGCAACCTCATGGCCGACTTCCGCGCCAACGTCGCCGCCGAGGCCCAGGGCAGGCTCCAGACCGCGCGCCTGTACAACATGACCGACGACCCGGGCGTGCGGGACATGCTGAAGTTCAACCTGGCCCGCGACACCGCGCACCAGAACATGTGGCTCGCCGCCATCGAGGAGCTGCAGGAGGACGGCCTGGAGGGGCCGGTCAGCCCGAGCGCGCTGTTCGACGAGGAGCACCAGGAGCACGCGGGCACCATCTGGCACAACTCCGACGGCACGGCCGGGCCCGAGGGCCGCTGGGCGTCCGGGCCCACGCCCGACGGCGCGCACGAGTTCTCCTACCTGATGGACCCGGCGCCGCTGGGCGGCAAGGCGTCCGCGCCCGCGCCCGACCCGCTGCTGTACGCGACCAGCCCGGCCAACCTCGGGCTGATCGAGAAGGCGATCCGCAAGCTCACCTGA
- a CDS encoding Nramp family divalent metal transporter yields MVSTSLRAPVARLRSTAAGMGPAFVVAVAYVDPGNFATNMAGGAAHGYLLLWVIVGASAMAMFIQYQSAKLGVVTGRNLPELCREHYPRPVTGLLWVQAELVAMATDLAEFVGAAVALNLLFGVPLLPAALITAVVSAGILALAPLRRRRFESVIAGLLAVVLGGFLYQALRLGPPTGAVAGLVPGFAGEDSVLLATGMLGATVMPHVIYLHSALTQHHRATDPAVRGQRLRSTRADILVALGVAGVVNASMLVVAAGAFHGTGSAHESLEEVHHGLGALLGPGAALAFALALLASGLAASSVGTYSGQVVMEGFLRRRIPLALRRLLTMAPALAVLALGVDPTRALVLSQVVLSFGIPFALVPLVLLGRRADVMGTAVNRRAATAFGAAGAVVISALNLFLLVRVLG; encoded by the coding sequence ATGGTCAGCACCTCGTTGCGGGCGCCGGTGGCGCGACTGCGCTCGACGGCCGCGGGGATGGGCCCGGCGTTCGTGGTGGCGGTGGCCTACGTCGACCCGGGCAACTTCGCCACCAACATGGCCGGCGGCGCCGCGCACGGCTACCTGCTGCTGTGGGTGATCGTCGGCGCGAGCGCGATGGCGATGTTCATCCAGTACCAGTCGGCCAAGCTCGGCGTGGTCACCGGGCGCAACCTGCCCGAGCTGTGCCGGGAGCACTACCCGCGGCCGGTGACCGGGCTGCTGTGGGTGCAGGCGGAGCTGGTGGCGATGGCCACCGACCTGGCCGAGTTCGTGGGCGCCGCGGTGGCGCTGAACCTGCTGTTCGGCGTGCCGCTGCTGCCCGCCGCGCTGATCACCGCGGTGGTGTCGGCGGGCATCCTGGCGCTGGCGCCGCTGCGCAGGCGGCGGTTCGAGTCGGTCATCGCCGGGCTGCTGGCCGTGGTGCTCGGCGGGTTCCTCTACCAGGCGCTGCGGCTCGGCCCGCCGACCGGCGCGGTGGCCGGCCTGGTGCCGGGCTTCGCCGGGGAGGACAGCGTGCTGCTGGCCACCGGGATGCTCGGCGCGACCGTCATGCCGCACGTCATCTACCTGCACTCCGCGCTCACCCAGCACCACCGCGCCACCGACCCGGCGGTGCGCGGGCAGCGGCTGCGGTCCACCCGCGCGGACATCCTCGTCGCGCTCGGCGTGGCCGGGGTGGTCAACGCGAGCATGCTGGTGGTGGCCGCGGGCGCGTTCCACGGCACCGGCTCGGCGCACGAGTCGCTGGAGGAGGTGCACCACGGCCTGGGCGCCCTGCTGGGCCCCGGCGCGGCGCTGGCGTTCGCGCTGGCGCTGCTGGCCTCGGGCCTGGCCGCGTCCAGCGTGGGCACCTACTCCGGGCAGGTCGTCATGGAGGGCTTCCTGCGCCGCCGCATCCCGCTGGCGCTGCGCAGGCTGCTCACCATGGCGCCCGCCCTGGCGGTGCTCGCCCTGGGCGTGGACCCCACGCGGGCGCTCGTGCTCAGCCAGGTGGTGCTGTCGTTCGGCATCCCGTTCGCCCTGGTGCCCCTGGTGCTGCTGGGCAGGCGGGCCGACGTGATGGGCACCGCGGTCAACCGGCGCGCCGCCACGGCCTTCGGCGCGGCGGGCGCGGTGGTCATCTCGGCCCTGAACCTGTTCCTGCTGGTCCGCGTCCTCGGCTGA
- a CDS encoding MFS transporter yields the protein MGEAPFAPLREKPFRIYFTGRLVSTLGTAVAPVALAFAVLDTSGSATALGLVLAAGVVPQLLFLLVGGVVADRLPRGRVLVLGNAVSGLAQAGTAVALLTGHAPLWVLVALHAVVGTASAFLGPAAQGIVPQVVAAEHLHGANALLRVSASTVHVLGPAAGGFAVALVGPAWAIAWDALTYLAAAAVLAALRVPMPPKRLANLLADLREGWSEFFSRTWLWAIVVQYSLVNAVWVGGFTLLGPVVADRELGGAVSWGLIGAGLAVGLVAGGLLAVWWRPRRPLLAATLVTLLEVVPLLALAGTDSVALLAAAAAVAGVGTEVFTVCWSTALQRHVPSDRLSRVTSYDMLFSYVFMPLGYLLAGPVAERAGTAPTLLAGAAVTATATLAVLLSRDVRTMRDTPVAVTG from the coding sequence ATGGGGGAAGCACCGTTCGCACCGCTGCGCGAGAAGCCGTTCCGGATCTACTTCACCGGGCGCCTGGTCTCCACGCTCGGCACCGCCGTCGCGCCCGTCGCGCTGGCGTTCGCCGTGCTGGACACCTCCGGTTCGGCCACCGCGCTCGGCCTGGTGCTCGCCGCGGGCGTGGTGCCGCAACTGCTGTTCCTGCTGGTCGGCGGCGTGGTGGCGGACCGGCTGCCGCGCGGGCGGGTGCTGGTGCTCGGCAACGCGGTGTCCGGGCTGGCGCAGGCCGGCACGGCGGTCGCGCTGCTCACCGGCCACGCGCCGCTGTGGGTCCTGGTCGCGCTGCACGCCGTGGTCGGCACGGCGAGCGCGTTCCTGGGGCCGGCGGCCCAGGGGATCGTGCCGCAGGTCGTGGCGGCCGAGCACCTGCACGGGGCCAACGCGCTGCTGCGCGTCTCGGCCAGCACGGTGCACGTGCTCGGCCCCGCCGCCGGCGGGTTCGCCGTGGCGCTGGTCGGCCCGGCGTGGGCCATCGCCTGGGACGCGCTGACCTACCTCGCCGCGGCGGCCGTGCTCGCCGCGCTGCGGGTGCCGATGCCGCCGAAGCGGCTGGCGAACCTCCTCGCCGACCTGCGCGAGGGCTGGTCGGAGTTCTTCTCGCGCACCTGGCTGTGGGCGATCGTGGTGCAGTACTCGCTGGTCAACGCGGTCTGGGTGGGCGGGTTCACCCTGCTCGGGCCGGTCGTGGCCGACCGCGAGCTGGGCGGCGCGGTGAGCTGGGGCCTGATCGGCGCGGGCCTGGCGGTCGGGCTGGTCGCGGGCGGCCTGCTGGCCGTGTGGTGGCGCCCCCGCCGCCCGCTGCTGGCGGCGACGCTCGTCACGCTGCTGGAGGTGGTGCCGCTGCTCGCCCTGGCCGGGACGGACTCGGTCGCCCTGCTCGCCGCCGCGGCGGCGGTCGCCGGGGTGGGCACCGAGGTGTTCACGGTGTGCTGGAGCACCGCGCTGCAACGGCACGTGCCCAGCGACCGGCTCAGCCGCGTGACCTCCTACGACATGCTGTTCAGCTACGTGTTCATGCCGCTGGGCTACCTGCTGGCCGGTCCGGTGGCCGAACGCGCCGGCACCGCGCCGACGCTGCTCGCGGGCGCCGCCGTCACCGCGACCGCGACGCTGGCCGTGCTGCTCTCCCGCGACGTCCGCACGATGCGCGACACCCCGGTCGCCGTCACCGGCTGA
- a CDS encoding MBL fold metallo-hydrolase has product MDEQNSLRFVGNATTILKLGPFTLLTDPNFIRRGQWTYLGNGLVSRRLKDPALRIDELPPLDAVLLSHMHGDHFDRVAVRELNRDLPVLTTTQAARHLGRRGFRETVALPTWTDLTLTKGGASVTVTSLPGTHAPGPLARLLPPVMGSMVEYRSEPGAEPLRIYLSGDTLVHDDLREVRERYPSIDVAVVHLGGTRALGVLLTMDGAQGVDLLELLRPRQVVPVHYDDYTVMKSPLSDFLGEVDRRRPPVTVTRVERGGTVALSRQLSR; this is encoded by the coding sequence TGAAGCTGGGCCCGTTCACCCTGCTGACGGACCCCAACTTCATCCGCCGCGGCCAGTGGACCTACCTGGGCAACGGCCTGGTGTCCCGCCGCCTGAAGGACCCCGCGCTGCGCATCGACGAGCTGCCGCCGCTGGACGCGGTCCTGCTGTCGCACATGCACGGCGACCACTTCGACCGGGTCGCGGTCCGCGAGCTGAACCGCGACCTGCCGGTCCTGACCACCACGCAGGCGGCCCGGCACCTGGGGCGGCGCGGGTTCCGGGAGACCGTGGCCCTGCCCACGTGGACCGACCTGACCCTGACCAAGGGCGGGGCGAGCGTCACCGTCACCTCGCTGCCCGGCACCCACGCCCCCGGCCCGCTGGCCCGGCTGCTGCCGCCGGTGATGGGCAGCATGGTCGAGTACCGCTCCGAGCCGGGCGCCGAGCCGCTGCGGATCTACCTCAGCGGTGACACGCTGGTGCACGACGACCTGCGCGAGGTCCGCGAGCGCTACCCGTCGATCGACGTGGCCGTGGTGCACCTGGGTGGCACGAGGGCCCTCGGCGTGCTGCTGACCATGGACGGCGCCCAGGGCGTCGACCTGCTCGAACTGCTGCGACCGCGGCAGGTGGTGCCGGTGCACTACGACGACTACACGGTGATGAAGTCGCCGCTGTCGGACTTCCTGGGCGAGGTCGACCGGCGGCGGCCGCCCGTCACCGTGACCCGGGTCGAGCGCGGTGGCACGGTCGCCCTGTCCCGGCAGCTCAGCCGGTGA